In a genomic window of Scomber japonicus isolate fScoJap1 chromosome 17, fScoJap1.pri, whole genome shotgun sequence:
- the LOC128377022 gene encoding cleavage and polyadenylation specificity factor subunit 3-like — protein sequence MAAKRKSDSSVPAEESDQLLIRPLGAGQEVGRSCIILEFKGRKIMLDCGIHPGLEGMDALPYIDLIDPAEIDLLLISHFHLDHCGALPWFLQKTSFKGRTFMTHATKAIYRWLLSDYVKVSNISADDMLYTETDLEESMEKIETINFHEVKEVAGIKFWCYHAGHVLGAAMFMIEIAGVKLLYTGDFSRQEDRHLMAAEIPSVKPDILITESTYGTHIHEKREEREARFCNTVHDIVNREGRCLIPVFALGRAQELLLILDEYWQNHPELHDIPIYYASSLARKCMAVYQTYINAMNDKIRKAININNPFVFKHISNLKSMDHFDDIGPSVVMASPGMMQSGLSRELFESWCTDKRNGVIIAGYCVEGTLAKHIMTEPDEIATMSGQKLPLKMSVDYISFSAHTDYQQTSEFIRALKPPHVILVHGEQNEMARLKAALIREYEDNDEVDIEVHNPRNTEAVTLNFRGEKLAKVMGSLADKKCIQGQRVSGILVKRNFNYHILTPSDLSNYTDLCMSTVTQSQAIPYSGPISLLVSQLRSLAGDVEQVDGAEKITIKIFKSITLVHEAGMVLLEWVANPLNDMYADAVATVVLEVQSNPTAQKFLEGKRETFDMDVFVERLVLMLHDMFGDNCVNFKDSKNMSVTVDGVTASIDPETRSVTCEEDETLREMIEIAIHRLHDALSPAF from the exons gggaGCCGGACAGGAAGTCGGACGGTCCTGCATCATCCTAGAGTTCAAAGGACGAAAAATCATG ctgGACTGTGGGATCCATCCTGGTCTGGAGGGGATGGACGCTCTGCCGTACATCGATCTCATTGATCCAGCTGAGATCGACCTGCTGCTCATCAGCCA ctTCCACTTGGACCACTGTGGAGCTCTGCCTTGGTTCCTGCAGAAGACGAGCTTTAAAGGACGCACCTTCATGACGCACGCCACCAAGGCCATCTACCGCTGGCTGCTGTCTGACTACGTCAAAGTCAG taACATCTCAGCGGACGACATGCTGTACACGGAGACGGACCTGGAGGAGAGCATGGAGAAGATCGAGACCATCAACTTCCACGAGGTGAAGGAAGTGGCCGGCATCAAGTTCTGGTGTTACCACGCCGGCCACGTCCTCGGAGCCGCCATGTTCATGATCGAGATCGCCGGTGTCAAG ttgttgtACACAGGAGATTTCTCCCGTCAGGAGGATCGGCATCTGATGGCAGCTGAGATCCCGAGTGTTAAACCAGACATCCTCATCACC GAGTCCACCTACGGGACTCACATCCACGAGAAGCGAGAGGAGCGGGAGGCTCGTTTCTGTAACACGGTGCACGACATCGTGAACAGAGAGGGTCGCTGTCTGATCCCCGTCTTCGCTCTGGGACGAGCCCAGGAGCTGCTGCTCATTCTGG ACGAGTATTGGCAGAACCATCCGGAGCTCCACGACATTCCCATCTACTACGCCTCGTCTCTGGCCAGGAAGTGCATGGCCGTCTATCAGACCTACATCAACGCCATGAACGACAAGATCCGCAAAGCGATCAACATCAACAACCCGTTCGTCTTCAAGCACATCAGCAACCTGAAG AGCATGGACCACTTCGACGACATCGGCCCCAGCGTGGTGATGGCGTCTCCGGGTATGATGCAGAGCGGTTTGTCCAGAGAGCTGTTTGAGAGCTGGTGCACCGACAAGAGGAACGGGGTCATCATCGCTGGATACTGCGTGGAGGGAACACTCGCTAAG cacaTCATGACGGAGCCCGACGAGATCGCCACCATGTCGGGTCAGAAGCTTCCTCTGAAGATGTCGGTGGATTACATTTCCTTCTCTGCTCACACTGACTACCAACAGACCAGCGAGTTCATCAGAGCACTCAAACCTCCGCACGTG ATTCTGGTCCACGGCGAGCAGAACGAGATGGCTCGTCTGAAAGCGGCTCTGATCCGAGAGTACGAAGACAACGACGAGGTCGACATCGAAGTTCACAACCCGAGAAACACCGAAGCCGTCACGCTCAACTTCAGAGGAGAGAAACTCGCAAAG GTGATGGGCTCTCTGGCTGATAAGAAGTGCATTCAGGGTCAGCGGGTCTCCGGGATCCTCGTCAAACGAAACTTCAACTATCACATCCTGACGCCCTCCGACCTTTCCA ACTACACAGACCTCTGTATGAGCACGGTGACGCAGAGTCAGGCGATCCCATACAGCGGACCCATCTCCCTGCTGGTCAGCCAGCTGCGGAGCCTCGCAG gagACGTGGAGCAGGTGGACGGAGCGGAGAAGATCACCATCAAGATCTTTAAGAGCATCACTCTGGTTCATGAAGCCGGCATGGTGCTGCTGGAG TGGGTCGCCAACCCGCTAAACGACATGTACGCTGACGCCGTCGCTACGGTGGTCCTGGAGGTCCAATCCAACCCCACTGCACAGAAAT TTCTTGAAGGGAAACGGGAAACCTTCGACATGGACGTGTTTGTGGAGAGACTGGTGCTCATGCTGCA CGACATGTTCGGAGACAACTGCGTGAATTTCAAAGACAGTAAAAACATGAGCGTGACGGTGGACGGAGTCACTGCGTCCATCGACCCAGAAACCAGA TCGGTGACGTGCGAGGAGGACGAGACTCTGAGGGAAATGATCGAGATCGCCATTCATCGCCTCCACGACGCTCTCAGCCCCGCCTTCTAA